The Desulfovibrio legallii genome segment GCACCAGCTCAAGGTGCATCAGGTGCCGGAAGGCAGCCGCACGGCCAAGGGCGTGCATATCAACAATCTGCTGCCGCTGGAGGAAGGGGAGTGGGTCACCACGGTGCTGGCCCTGCGGGAATTTGCCGAGGACAAGTTTTTCCTGTTCGTCACCAAGCGGGGCATGGTCAAGCGGTCTTCGGCTTCCCTGTACGCCCGCTGCCGCAAGACGGGCCTTATGGCCGTGGGCCTGCGTGAGGACGACGAGCTGGTGGTGGTGCGGCCCATCCGCGACAACAGCCACATTGTGCTGGCCACGGCCGACGGCTACGCCATCCGCTTCGCCTGCCAGGACGTGCGGCCCATGGGCCGCGTGGCCACGGGCGTCAAGGGCATTGCCCTCAGGCGGCACGACGCGGTGGTGGCCGGGGTCATCCTTAAGGATGTGGACAGGACCACGGAAATCATGTCCATCTCCGTCAATGGCTACGGCAAGCGCACCAGCGTGGACCTCTACCGGGTGCAGAGCCGCGGCGGCAAGGGCATTATCAACTTTAAGGTGACCGCCAAGACGGGCCCCGTGGTGGGGGCCATGCCCGTGCGGGACAGCGACGGCCTCATCCTGCTCACCTCTACCAACAAGGTAGTGCGCATCGGGGTGGAAGACGTGCGCAGCAAAGGCCGGGCCACCATGGGCGTTATGCTGGTGCGCCTGGACGAAGGCGCGCGGGTGGTGGGCTTTGACCGCGTGGACGAAGGCGGCCAGACCGGCCGGGACGCGGGCGAGGATATGGACGAAGCGCCTCAGGCGCCGCCTGCGCCCGTAACGGAGAAGCCGGCAACGCCGGAATCCGGCCCCGGAGACGGGGAGGACTAGCCCGTGGGGGGGCAGCGGCTTCCTGCGGCGGCCCCCTGGGGCGACCCGGCCCGGCCCGGCCGCGCGATCGTGCCTGCCGCTGCGCCGCTGGCCGCACAAATCGCGCGGCAGCCGCTGTGGGCCGCGTTGGCTGTAGTGCTGCTCTGCCTTGCGTGGATTGCGGGCTGCAACCGGGATCTCACCGGGGACGACCTTACGGAGGCCCGCGCCGCCATGGCCCGGCAGGACTGGTCCCTGGCGGAACGGCTGCTGGAGCGCTTTCTGCGGGAAGAGCAGGATCCGGACCAGCGCTGGGAAGCCTGGCGGCAGCTGCTCACCGTGGTCAACGCGGCGGGGCAGGAGCCCAGGGCCAGCCTGGAACTGCTGGAAACCATGCTGGAAGAATATATGGATAACGACGCCCGCGCGGCCGTCATTCTGCGGCGCATGGGCGAAGTTAACGAGGTTATGCACCGGCACGAGGCCGCGGCCGACGCCTGGAACGCTTATATCGGCCTGGCCGGGCTGACGCCGCGGCAGAGCGTGGAAGGCTACCGCAGGCTGGCGGGCATGCAGTTCAAGCTGCGGCGCTTTGACGCCGCGGAGGATACCTTGCAGCAGTGCCTGGCTCTGCCCGTGGCGGAAAAAGAGACGCTGCTCTGCGCCTATGACCTGGCGGATCAGAATACGGCGCGGGAACGCTGGCAGGAAGCGGCGGACCTTTCGCAGCAGATTCTGGACAGCGACGCGGAAAAGCCCTTGCGGGGGCTTGCTGGCTACCTGCTTGCGGACGCCCTGGAGCAGCTGGGCAAAACCAGGGAAGCCCTGAAACAGTTTGAACTTGCGCGGGACGCCTACCCCAACCCCCCGGTCATTGACAACCGGATTGCGCACCTGCGGAAGAAAATGAAGAAGTAACAGCGTATGATCAAGCACGAATGCGGCGTTTTCGGCATCTATGATCATGAGGACGCGGCGCGTCTGGCCTATTTTGCGCTCTACGCGCAGCAGCACCGCGGGCAGGAAAGCGCGGGCATCGTCACCTGCGACGCGGCGGGCGTGCACGAGCACAAAGGCATGGGCCTTGTGCCGGACGTCTTTGCCGAAGCGGACCTGCAGGCCCTGACCGGGCGCATCGCCGTGGGCCATGTGCGCTATTCCACCACCGGGCGCTCCGTCAGCGCTAACGCCCAGCCTTTTCTGGTGCGCTACAAAGGCCACGACGTGGCCCTGGCCCACAACGGCAACCTGGTCAACGCCGGCGAGCTGCGCGAAGACCTGGAAAACGAAGGG includes the following:
- a CDS encoding tetratricopeptide repeat protein, with the protein product MLLCLAWIAGCNRDLTGDDLTEARAAMARQDWSLAERLLERFLREEQDPDQRWEAWRQLLTVVNAAGQEPRASLELLETMLEEYMDNDARAAVILRRMGEVNEVMHRHEAAADAWNAYIGLAGLTPRQSVEGYRRLAGMQFKLRRFDAAEDTLQQCLALPVAEKETLLCAYDLADQNTARERWQEAADLSQQILDSDAEKPLRGLAGYLLADALEQLGKTREALKQFELARDAYPNPPVIDNRIAHLRKKMKK